The segment AGCTCCCCATTACAATTATCCGTCCAAGTATTATTTATGGACATTCTCAAACGGGAGTAACGCAAAAGTTTGATGGGATTTATTTTTTATTAAATGCAGTAGAATATTTCAAAAGTAAATTGGTCATACCTCAATTAGGGAGCAAACATACATTACTTCAGATGGTTTCCATTGATTATGTTGCAAAGACGAGTGTACGCTTATGTCTGTTGCCAGAAGCAGTAGGAGAGACGCTTCATATTACAGGAAGTCAACCATATACCGCAGCACAAATATATCAAGAAATTGTGAAGGAAATGACGGGTAAAAAACCATTTTGCCCATTACCTTTAGGGATCGCCAAAGCAATGTTGGAACAATCGAATATTCGCAAGCTCATGCATGTAAAACCACAAACGGTTGATTATTTAGATTATGAAGGAAAATTTGATACGAAAGATTTTGACCAATTAATTGCTTCGTCTGAAATCGCTTGTTGTGATGTGATGCAAACGTTACCAACACTCATAAAATTTTATGAAGAAAACAAACATCTCCAAAGTTATTATGTAAAAATGGACTAATGATAGAATTTGGTTGATTTTTTTGGGCTTTATCGTTAAACTAACAATATAATTGAATTGAATATCCGTTGACTTGTTGTCAAAGGGGAGTAGCTATATAGGAATTGGATAGAGAAATGACGAAATCAATTACGCCTTTGCGTAATTGCGTCCAGATTTTATTCGAGCTCGCTCGAATAACTCCTTTAAAAAATCTGTGACATCCGCTGGGGCTTAACTTGAATCAGCTGTGGTTTGAATCCCACTGAATAGAGTTGCCAATTCGGCATTCATCCGCCCACTTATAAAAGTAGGGGACTTCTGCTGAATCTAGTTAAAGCGTTTTCTATCATTACAATGACCTTATTTCACATTCGTCAATACATGGTTAGGAGCCATCGGGTGTGATAGCATAAATGTGCTTAGCAAGACCTTTGCCTATTTAATTAGGCAGAGGTCTTTTGTTTTTGCCTAAAATGGATAATTTTTTCAATTAAATCAAATTAATTCCCTATGAAAAAGGGTAAAATGAAAATAAAAGGGGGACAAATCTCATGGAAGCGATTTTATTAGAATACGCATGGGTCTTACTTGTACTTATATTTTTAGAAGGCTTACTTGCGGCAGATAATGCAGTTGTAATGGCTGTCATGGTGAAGCACTTACCAAAAGAACAGCAAAAAAAGGCACTATTTTACGGATTATTTGGGGCGTTCCTATTCCGCTTTATTGCTCTATTCTTAATTACATTTTTGGCGAAGTATTGGGAAATTCAAGCATTAGGGGCAGCTTACTTACTGTTCATATCGATTAAGCATTTATATGACAATCACTTTAAGAAAGAGGAACCTGAAGAAGAAGGTAAAGAGAAAAAGGGTTCTGGCTTCTGGATGACAGTTTTAAAAGTAGAACTTGCGGATATCGCATTTGCGATTGACTCGATGTTAGCGGCAGTAGCAATTGCTATTACATTACCACATATTGGTGATATGACTGTTGGTGGCATTAATGCTGGACCGTTTGCTGTCATGTTCCTAGGTGGTT is part of the Solibacillus sp. FSL K6-1523 genome and harbors:
- a CDS encoding SDR family oxidoreductase produces the protein MGIHFFTGFPGFVATELIQQLFKEGITKQVYAVVLSSELAKAKTKGAFIERQYEGCKIVLFEGDITLPNLGLANEELAIIIPKITVVWHLAANTDLAVTREVGWKVNVHGTANVNEFACCLENLERYMYFSSSYIAGKRKGTILEMELIRPAAFHNYYEETKFEAELLVDDLKLELPITIIRPSIIYGHSQTGVTQKFDGIYFLLNAVEYFKSKLVIPQLGSKHTLLQMVSIDYVAKTSVRLCLLPEAVGETLHITGSQPYTAAQIYQEIVKEMTGKKPFCPLPLGIAKAMLEQSNIRKLMHVKPQTVDYLDYEGKFDTKDFDQLIASSEIACCDVMQTLPTLIKFYEENKHLQSYYVKMD
- a CDS encoding TerC family protein, producing MEAILLEYAWVLLVLIFLEGLLAADNAVVMAVMVKHLPKEQQKKALFYGLFGAFLFRFIALFLITFLAKYWEIQALGAAYLLFISIKHLYDNHFKKEEPEEEGKEKKGSGFWMTVLKVELADIAFAIDSMLAAVAIAITLPHIGDMTVGGINAGPFAVMFLGGFIGLVIMRFAAQMFVKLLNDYPSLETTAFLIVGWVGVKLAVLALGHEKLAIIDPSFPHSTTWKVIFWVVLLGLAIGGYVVSMVKHKKAK